One Myxococcota bacterium DNA segment encodes these proteins:
- a CDS encoding response regulator, translated as MAQRILVVDDEPDLLELVRINLSQAGFEVETADTGSQALEKLRAAPPDLMILDLMLPDLSGTEVCRQVRADVALSETPIIMLTAKADEVDRVVGLELGADDYVTKPFSPRELTLRARAVLRRRQPAARESSDVLENAVLRLDPERHRCFVSDQEIELTAKEFALLHGLMRRPGRVMTRDQLLDDVWGTDIAVTTRTIDTHLKRLREKLGPAGSLIETVRGVGYRFSE; from the coding sequence ATGGCACAGCGAATCCTCGTCGTCGACGACGAACCCGACCTGCTCGAACTGGTCCGCATCAACCTGAGCCAGGCTGGCTTCGAGGTCGAGACCGCCGATACCGGCTCCCAGGCCCTCGAGAAGCTGCGCGCCGCTCCTCCGGACCTGATGATCCTCGACCTGATGCTCCCGGATCTCTCGGGAACCGAGGTGTGTCGCCAGGTTCGCGCCGATGTGGCGCTCTCGGAGACCCCGATCATCATGCTCACCGCGAAGGCCGACGAGGTCGATCGCGTGGTGGGGCTCGAACTCGGGGCGGATGACTACGTGACCAAGCCCTTCAGCCCTCGCGAGCTGACACTCCGCGCTCGCGCCGTCCTGCGGCGGCGCCAGCCGGCGGCGCGCGAGAGCTCGGACGTGCTCGAGAACGCGGTCTTGCGGCTCGACCCGGAACGGCACCGCTGCTTCGTGTCCGACCAGGAGATCGAGCTCACCGCCAAGGAGTTCGCGCTCCTGCACGGGTTGATGCGCCGTCCCGGGCGCGTGATGACCCGCGATCAGCTCCTGGACGACGTCTGGGGCACGGACATCGCCGTGACGACCCGCACGATCGACACCCACCTGAAGCGACTCCGCGAGAAGCTGGGTCCAGCGGGGAGCTTGATTGAGACCGTGCGCGGGGTCGGCTATCGGTTCTCGGAGTAG
- a CDS encoding RuBisCO large subunit C-terminal-like domain-containing protein, which yields MEFLRVTYELAVPLPEAESRAEGIAREQTVEVPRVVVRDAFIAEHVLGRVEQVAAAGEEGRSRATIAYPADATGLDPAQTLGVLFGNSSLAADVRCVDIEVPESLARALGGPRHGLEALRAATGAADRALTCTAVKPLGHRPEALADLLRAFGRAGIDVVKDDQGLANQAFCPFEARVRACLGAVEEVADATGHRVLYAPNLIGTPGRVFDELRLAEDLGARAVMASPMLIGLPTFSEICARSSVPVLAHPSHGGAVAYAPELLFGKLLRLYGADAVIFVGYGGRFETPRPACASIADGLRAPWAGLRPSLPVPGGGIELENAAEIVSFYGRDTMLLVGGSLQLDDAGPEARSRAFVQAVHDASAALPA from the coding sequence ATGGAATTCCTTCGCGTCACCTACGAGCTCGCCGTACCCCTCCCGGAGGCCGAGTCCCGGGCCGAGGGGATCGCCCGCGAACAGACGGTCGAAGTGCCGCGGGTGGTGGTGCGCGACGCCTTCATCGCCGAGCACGTCCTGGGGCGCGTGGAGCAGGTCGCGGCCGCCGGTGAGGAAGGCCGGAGCCGCGCCACGATCGCCTACCCGGCGGACGCCACGGGGCTGGATCCGGCCCAGACCCTGGGCGTGCTCTTCGGCAACAGCTCGCTCGCGGCCGACGTGCGCTGCGTCGACATCGAGGTCCCCGAGAGCCTGGCGCGCGCCCTCGGCGGGCCGCGGCACGGGCTCGAGGCCCTGCGCGCTGCCACCGGGGCGGCCGACCGGGCGCTCACCTGCACGGCGGTGAAGCCGCTCGGCCACCGCCCCGAGGCGCTGGCCGATCTGCTGCGCGCCTTCGGGCGGGCCGGGATCGACGTGGTGAAGGACGATCAGGGATTGGCGAATCAGGCGTTCTGTCCCTTCGAGGCCCGAGTGCGCGCGTGCCTCGGCGCCGTCGAGGAGGTCGCCGACGCCACCGGGCACCGGGTGCTCTACGCGCCCAATCTGATCGGCACCCCGGGTCGGGTCTTCGACGAGCTTCGCCTGGCCGAAGACCTGGGTGCGCGCGCGGTCATGGCGTCGCCGATGCTGATCGGGCTGCCGACGTTCTCGGAGATCTGCGCGCGTTCGTCGGTCCCGGTGTTGGCCCATCCCTCGCACGGGGGCGCGGTCGCGTACGCACCCGAGCTGCTCTTTGGGAAGCTGCTGCGCCTCTACGGTGCCGACGCGGTGATCTTCGTGGGGTACGGCGGGCGCTTCGAGACGCCGCGTCCCGCCTGCGCGTCGATCGCCGACGGGCTGCGCGCGCCCTGGGCAGGGCTGCGGCCGAGCCTGCCGGTACCGGGCGGTGGCATCGAGCTCGAGAACGCCGCGGAGATCGTGTCCTTCTACGGGCGCGACACGATGCTGCTCGTCGGGGGAAGTCTGCAGCTCGACGACGCAGGCCCCGAGGCGCGCAGCCGCGCCTTCGTGCAGGCCGTGCACGACGCGTCCGCCGCGCTGCCCGCCTAG
- a CDS encoding DNA polymerase II: protein MPDGYILQPSYRIRDGVAVVQLFGRLEDGRAFCVEDDRFRPYFFVRAEDADALRDTASVRIGDAALRSFGGHALARVEAATPGDVPALRDRLAQQGRPHFESDVRFPYRYLIDAGVRAGVAIDGEATERDGLVWFRNPALTPAAVRPQLRVLSLDLETDPRGREIRSAALVGDDADEVHLAGRGEITGATAHADERALLRAVAERIRALDPDVITGWNVIDFDLQLIAKRQRELRVGASLGRVPGEMRFQQEMGFTRQTRGTLPGRILLDALPVVRDALRLEDYRLETVARHVLGRGKLLSEEVADPAAEIDRLYREEPEALVAYNREDARLVLEILEHEGLLALSLERSLLTGMPLDRVGASIASFDRLYLPALRKRGYAAPSVDSSRKSAQVRGGAVLDSRPGFFENVAVFDFKSLYPSLIRTFQLDPLAHVLADDAPNPIQAPGGARFAREGALLPEILEGFAERRDAAKARGDRNADQAIKIMMNALFGVLGAASCRFFDPAIANAITGFGQEMLARTRAAFEDEGVEVIYGDTDSVFVLLAADGSDGSDQAAKLRERVQTRIAAWVEETHGVTSHLDLELEKVYDRFFLPRVRGGTSGSKKRYAGRVDGRLAVVGLESVRRDWPAIAGHLQRGMLERAFDGDTVVPFVREVVNAVRAGERDAELVYVKRLRKGSLDRYTQSAPPHVQAARKAGPRAGPVIRYLVTQRGPEPVLPGQPLPDDIDRAHYVDRVLRPLAEAVLTPLGEHTEDALGEPRQLGLL, encoded by the coding sequence ATGCCCGACGGCTACATCCTCCAACCCAGCTACCGCATCCGCGATGGGGTGGCCGTGGTCCAGCTCTTCGGGCGACTCGAGGATGGGCGCGCGTTCTGTGTGGAGGACGACCGCTTCCGGCCCTACTTCTTCGTGCGGGCCGAGGACGCCGACGCGCTCCGCGACACCGCGTCGGTCCGCATCGGCGACGCCGCACTGCGCAGCTTCGGGGGCCACGCTCTCGCGCGGGTCGAGGCCGCGACACCGGGCGACGTCCCGGCCCTGCGCGACCGACTCGCCCAGCAGGGACGGCCGCATTTCGAGTCCGACGTCCGCTTTCCCTATCGCTACCTGATCGACGCCGGCGTGCGGGCCGGCGTCGCGATCGACGGCGAGGCGACCGAACGCGACGGGCTGGTCTGGTTCCGCAACCCGGCGCTGACACCCGCGGCGGTGCGACCCCAGCTGCGCGTTCTGTCTCTCGACCTGGAGACCGATCCGCGCGGTCGCGAGATCCGCTCGGCCGCGCTCGTCGGCGACGACGCGGACGAGGTGCACCTCGCCGGGCGCGGAGAGATCACGGGCGCGACCGCCCACGCCGACGAACGTGCGCTGCTGCGCGCCGTCGCCGAGCGCATCCGCGCCCTCGACCCGGACGTGATCACGGGTTGGAACGTGATCGACTTCGATCTGCAGCTCATCGCCAAGCGTCAGCGGGAGCTGCGCGTCGGGGCCTCGCTCGGTCGCGTTCCGGGCGAGATGCGCTTCCAACAGGAGATGGGCTTCACCCGCCAGACGCGGGGCACCCTGCCCGGCCGGATCCTCTTGGACGCCCTCCCCGTCGTGCGCGATGCGCTGCGTCTCGAGGACTACCGGCTGGAGACGGTGGCGCGGCACGTGCTGGGGCGCGGCAAGCTCCTGTCCGAAGAAGTCGCGGATCCGGCCGCGGAGATCGATCGGCTCTACCGCGAAGAACCCGAGGCCCTGGTCGCCTACAACCGCGAAGACGCCCGACTCGTCCTGGAGATCCTCGAGCACGAAGGCCTCCTGGCCCTGAGCCTCGAACGCAGCCTGTTGACCGGGATGCCCCTCGACCGCGTGGGCGCGTCGATCGCTTCGTTCGATCGGCTGTACCTGCCGGCCCTCCGCAAGCGGGGCTACGCCGCGCCGAGCGTCGACAGCTCGCGGAAGAGCGCCCAGGTCCGAGGCGGCGCGGTGCTCGACAGCCGCCCGGGCTTCTTCGAGAACGTCGCGGTCTTCGACTTCAAGAGCCTCTACCCGAGCCTGATCCGCACCTTCCAGCTCGATCCGCTCGCGCACGTCCTGGCCGATGACGCGCCGAACCCGATCCAGGCCCCCGGCGGCGCCCGCTTCGCCCGCGAAGGCGCCCTGCTGCCCGAGATCCTCGAGGGCTTCGCCGAGCGCCGCGACGCGGCCAAGGCCCGCGGCGACCGGAACGCCGACCAGGCGATCAAGATCATGATGAACGCCCTGTTCGGCGTGCTCGGAGCAGCGTCGTGTCGCTTCTTCGATCCCGCCATCGCGAACGCGATCACCGGCTTCGGCCAGGAGATGCTCGCGCGCACCCGTGCCGCCTTCGAAGACGAAGGCGTCGAGGTGATCTATGGCGATACGGATTCGGTCTTCGTGCTGCTCGCCGCGGACGGCAGCGACGGCTCGGACCAGGCCGCGAAGCTGCGCGAGCGGGTGCAGACCCGCATCGCCGCATGGGTCGAAGAGACCCACGGCGTCACGTCCCACCTCGACCTCGAGCTCGAGAAGGTCTACGACCGCTTCTTTCTGCCGCGGGTGCGCGGCGGCACCAGCGGGAGCAAGAAGCGCTACGCCGGCCGTGTCGACGGTCGGCTGGCGGTGGTCGGCCTCGAATCCGTGCGACGAGATTGGCCGGCGATCGCGGGACACCTGCAGCGCGGCATGCTCGAACGCGCCTTCGACGGCGACACCGTCGTGCCCTTCGTCCGGGAGGTCGTGAACGCGGTCCGCGCCGGCGAACGCGACGCCGAGCTCGTCTACGTGAAGCGGCTGCGCAAGGGGTCGCTCGATCGGTACACCCAGTCGGCGCCGCCCCACGTCCAGGCCGCGCGCAAGGCCGGGCCGCGGGCCGGGCCGGTAATCCGCTACCTGGTGACCCAGCGCGGACCCGAGCCGGTCCTCCCGGGCCAACCGCTGCCCGACGACATCGACCGCGCCCACTACGTCGACCGGGTGCTGCGCCCCCTCGCCGAGGCCGTGCTCACGCCGCTCGGCGAGCACACCGAGGATGCCCTCGGAGAACCGCGCCAGCTCGGTCTCCTCTAG